ATATCAGTTTAATAACATTATGGCCATGTACAGACAGAAAATGAAATTGGAAATTTGCAACAAGAGATAAATTCCAGTTTAGAAATACTTTCTAAGTTGTTCAGCTTCAGCTGCCATCTCTTCCTCAGATCTCCACTTCTCTGAATCTGCTTCCTTGTCATGGTCATGCAAAATCTCATAGATTGTGTCATTCTTTTCAAAATCCCCAGTTCTCCTAGGCAAAATGTGCACATGAACATGAGGAACAGTCTGTCCTGCCTCTGGCCCATCCTGGATTGAGATGGTTAGGGAAGTGCCACCAAAGTGCTTCTCCACCGCGGCG
Above is a window of Eleutherodactylus coqui strain aEleCoq1 chromosome 3, aEleCoq1.hap1, whole genome shotgun sequence DNA encoding:
- the FHIT gene encoding bis(5'-adenosyl)-triphosphatase gives rise to the protein MSLWFGKHLIKPAVTFLRTELSFALVNRKPVVPGHVLVCPIRLVKRFKDLMPEEVSDLFSTVQRVSAAVEKHFGGTSLTISIQDGPEAGQTVPHVHVHILPRRTGDFEKNDTIYEILHDHDKEADSEKWRSEEEMAAEAEQLRKYF